One window of Lepus europaeus isolate LE1 chromosome Y, mLepTim1.pri, whole genome shotgun sequence genomic DNA carries:
- the LOC133753974 gene encoding LOW QUALITY PROTEIN: cyclin-Y-like protein 1 (The sequence of the model RefSeq protein was modified relative to this genomic sequence to represent the inferred CDS: inserted 1 base in 1 codon) gives MTMTLLCSQPQTLSPTAQDELTQGRPRCRGGGGAAEAGTLPWSWVVEWRARPCLLARQPRAPPGQLTKKYSSCSTIFLDDSTVSSNLTTTIKCVTLAIYYHIKNRDANRSLDIFDERSHPLTREKVPEEYFKHDPEHKFIYRFVRTLFSAAQLTAECAIVTLVYLERILTYAEIDICPTNWKRIVLGAILLASKVWDDQAVWNXDYCQILKDITVEDMNEMERHFLELLQFNINVPASVYAKYYFDLRSLADDNNLNFLFAPLSKERAQNLEAISRLCEDKYKDLCRAAMRRFFSADNFIGIQRSNAILS, from the exons ACGAGTTGACTCAAGGGAGGCCGCGGTGTCGTGGCGGAGGGGGTGCAGCTGAGGCCGGAACCCTGCCCTGGAGCTGGGTGGTTGAGTGGCGGGCGAGGCCGTGTCTCTTGGCGCGGCAGCCCCGGGCTCCGCCGGGGCAGCTTACTAAAAAGTACAGCTCATGCTCAACAATATTTCTAGATGACAGCACAGTCAGTTCTAATCTTACAACCACAATAAAATGTGTGACCTTAGCAATATATTACCACATAAAGAACAGAGATGCAAATAGATCCCTGGATATTTTTGATGAGAGATCACATCCACTCACACGAGAAAAGGTTCCAGAGGAGTACTTTAAGCATGATCCTGAACACAAATTTATTTACAGATTTGTCCGTACGCTTTTCAGTGCTGCACAGCTTACAGCTGAATGTGCAATAGTCACTTTGGTTTACTTAGAAAGAATTTTAACTTATGCTGAGATCGACATTTGTCCCACTAACTGGAAAAGAATTGTCTTGGGAGCCATTCTTCTCGCCTCCAAGGTTTGGGACGATCAGGCTGTGTGGA TGGACTACTGCCAGATCCTCAAGGACATCACGGTTGAGGACATGAATGAGATGGAACGGCATTTTTTGGAGCTACTTCAGTTTAATATTAATGTTCCTGCCAGTGTTTATGCCAAATACTACTTTGACCTTCGCTCCTTAGCAGATGACAACAATCTGAATTTTCTGTTTGCTCCTCTCAGCAAGGAAAGAGCACAGAACCTAGAGGCCATTTCCAGATTGTGTGAAGACAAATACAAAGACTTGTGTAGAGCTGCTATGAGACGATTTTTCAGCGCTGATAATTTCATTGGCATTCAGCGCTCTAATGCTATCCTCTCTTAA